A segment of the Cyanobacteria bacterium FACHB-DQ100 genome:
GATCAGGATGATACAGCAGCGCGCTCAGTTCAGATTCAGTATTGACCGTGCGACCGTCTGGAGTCGTGACCGGCTCATATTCTTGTTCACCGAGATGCACCGATCGCAGTTGAATAAAGGCTTGTCGTCCAGTCAAACTATCCTGATTACGAGTTTGTTCTACTTCTTCGGACAACGTGTGCGGACGATATTTTGCAATTCGGTTTAGATAGTGTTGATAGGTTGAAAGCACTGAAGCTTTTTGTAGTTGATCAAACTTATCTGCCTCTAAACTTTGAAGCTCTAGATCAAAGAACAGTAATTGGTTTTCAACTCCGGTCAGCGCTTCCATGACTTTGTCGAGGAATTGCTTTGCTTCGGTGTTGCGCGTGTCGGCGGAAAAAATTAGGGATGGGAAAGCGTAGAGATAGCCTGATTTTTCGGCGATCGCTTCTAACGCTTTAAAACATTCGGCTAGCTGTTCTGCTGTTAACTCTTTAACTTTGCCGCGAAATGAGTCGCGAAATTCGCTGGCTTGCGTCTGCAACGCCTCTAGATCCTGCGTCAACTTCGGATCGTCAAAACCTCGATAGAGATCAGACAAATCCCATTCTTGAGGACTGTCTAACTGAGTGAGTTGAACTGCTTGCGTCATCGAAAATTCTCCTGTCGTTTTAACCGAATCGCTAAATTACGGCTTAAGGCGTAGTCATTACGAGTTTGTTTTGTTTATGATAATAGCATATCGTCTCCAAGGAATCAGCTCAATGGTAAAAGTAGTTGGCATTGCAGGAAGTTTAAGACCAGGCTCATACAGTCAAAAAGCGCTGAAAGTTGCCACCGATCGCGTTGCAGCCCTGGGTGCAGAGGTAGAGATCTTGGATTTACGATCGCTTAACCTGCCCTTCTGTGATGGTAGCGACGATTATCCGGATTATCCAGGGGTTGCAAAGCTTAAACAGGCTGTCAGTGAAGCAGATGCCGTGATTTTAGCGACACCGGAGTATCATGGCAGCGTTAGCGGTGTGCTAAAAAACGCGCTTGATTTAATGGGATTTGAGGAATTCACCGGAAAAGTAACCGGCGTGATTAGTGTCTTGGGTGGACAGTCGAATAACAATTCGCTGAATGATCTGCGAATTATTTTACGTTGGATTCACGCTTGGACAATTCCTGAACAGGTTGCGGTTGGACAAGCTTGGAAGGCATTTAGCGAAGACGGTAAGTTACTCGATGAAGGATTGTCGAAGCGCTTTGATGCCTTTGCTCAGAGCTTGGTTGAGAATACTCAGAAATTGAGAGGTTAACGTACTTCCCTTGTAATTCCATGCAGCTTGATACTGTGCCTGAATTAACGTCAGTTCGATGAGTTTTTTCGCTTCGATTTGAACCGACCTGCCCCTAAATCCCCCCTTCTAGCCCTGCTGCTGAAAGGGGGTTGTGCGCTATCTTCTACCGTTGTCGAAATCACAGACGAAACCCGTGTATCGGGGAAAATGAAACACTGAACCGTTGC
Coding sequences within it:
- a CDS encoding NAD(P)H-dependent oxidoreductase, translating into MVKVVGIAGSLRPGSYSQKALKVATDRVAALGAEVEILDLRSLNLPFCDGSDDYPDYPGVAKLKQAVSEADAVILATPEYHGSVSGVLKNALDLMGFEEFTGKVTGVISVLGGQSNNNSLNDLRIILRWIHAWTIPEQVAVGQAWKAFSEDGKLLDEGLSKRFDAFAQSLVENTQKLRG